Genomic window (Streptomyces sp. TG1A-60):
TCCGCCAGTTCCTTGCCGATGTTCCGGGAACCGGAGTGCAACATGAGCCAGACATAACCGGTCGAGTCCGTGCAAACCTCGATAAAGTGGTTTCCTCCGCCGAGCGTTCCCATCTGCTTCTCCGCCCGGTCATGACGGAACTTGACCGCTTCCGCCACCCCGTCGAACCGCCCCCAGAACCCGTCCCACCCCGCGGTGACGAGTCCGTGCAGTCGCCCCGGATCGACGGGGTCGTCATGCATCCCCCGCCCCACCGGAATCGCCTGCTCGATCTTCGACCGCAGCCGGGACAGATCCCCGGGAAGGTCATGGGCCGTCAGGGACGTCTTCACCGCCGACATTCCGCAGCCGATGTCGACGCCCACGGCCGCGGGACAGACGGCCCCCCGCATCGCGATGACGGAACCGACCGTCGCGCCCTTGCCGTAATGCACGTCCGGCATCACGGCAAGACCCTTGATCCACGGCAGGGTCGCCACGTTGCGGAGCTGTCGCAGCGCACCCTCCTCGACCGACGCGGGGTCGGTCCACATGCGGATGGGTACCTGCGCGCCCGGTATCTCGACGTACGACATATCAGCCTTATTCCCCCGAAAAGAAAATGAAATTCCCAGAACGCAAAACCGGCGCCAAGGTCAACGAAAGGGATGCCGGACCGGCGTCCACGGCAGTGCGTGCGATACACATGGTGCCCGGGGGTCACCCCCGGACGGCAAGTGAATAACCACAGGACAGGACAGCGCAGGCGTCCCGAGGGACCCCGTCGAGAGGAGCCCCACCGTGCAGCGGAAGGCGTACGTACCCGGCGTCGCCGTGCTCCTCGCGGCCCTGCTGGCCGCGTGCACGGGGTCGCAGGACAGCGCTTCGACCGACGATCCCCGTCCGGGCGACGCCGCCGCGACGGCCTCCGCGGCCCAGCCCGGCCGCTACGACACCCTCCCGGAACCCTGCGGCGTGGTCGGGCACAGCACCCTCGACTCTCTCCTCCCCGGCATCAAGCAGCTCACCGACGCGGAGCAGCGCGAGCAGGCGTACGAGGGCGAGGCGACGCAGACCTACGACACGGACCGGAAGGTCGGCTGCCGTTGGAAGGTGCCGTCCACGGCCGCCACCGACTATCTCCTCGTCGATTTCGAGCGCGTGGTGTCGTACGACAACGCGGTCAGCGACGACAACAAGGCGCAGGAGGTCTACGGCGGCAAGGTGGAGGCGGCGGACCTCCCGGAGCCGTCGCCCAGCGGGACCACCTCCGAGGAGAGCGAGGACACGGAGGAGACGGCGGAGACGGCCGAGGCCAAAGACGCCGACCAGGCGGGCGAGACCGCCTCCGGCCCGTCGGCGAGCGCCTCCGCCTCACCCACCGGCTCATCCGGATCCCCCGGCTCCTCCCCGACCGCGACCGCCTCCGAGACCCCCGCCTCCCTGCAGCCCCGCACGCTCGACGGTCTCGGGGACGAGGCGTTCCTGAACGACCGGCTCGGGACGAGCCGGCAGCGCACGGTGACTGTGGTGTTCCGCACGTCGAACGTGATCGTGACGGTGGAGTACGAGGAGCAGCCGGCGACCACGACGGTGGTGCCGGACAGTGCGGAAATGCAGGACAGGGCTGGGATTCTGGCGCAGCGACTGGCCGAGGCGTTCGACGACTGAGCAGAGTTCGGGGGCGGTTCGGGTGTCCGCGCGAACCCCCTGATTCAGGACCGCACTTCCTCGTCACCGCGTACCGTGGCCCCTCGGACCCGATCCGATCGCGGGAACACCACAGGAAGCACGCAGGAAGCCCGCAGGAACACCGCAAGCAGACCGCAGGAACCGCGAGCGTGATGAAGTCATGAGTGAAGGAACCATGCAACGAGCCGCAGAGTCAGATCAGCACCCGTCGCCACGCCTCGTGCCCTCGGCACGTGTCGCGCGTCGCGGGCGTCCGGGCCGGGCGCGGGTTCTCGTGGGCGCGGCCGTCGTCCCGGCGCTGCTGTTGGCGGTCGGCTGCTCGTCGGGCTCCGACTCCGACGGTGCCTCCGGTGACGAGACGCCGGCGGGGGTGAACGAGACGTTGACGGAGAGCGCCACGCCGGAGGTGGTCGAGGCGGCGTACGCGTCGCTGCCGGACGCGTGTGAGGTGTTCTCGCAGAAGACGCTGAAGTCGGTGGTGCCGGAGGGCGCGAAGTCCGGCAAGGCCATCAACACCGCCGAGGAGAACGTGACCGGGGACTGCCGATGGATCAGTCTCGACAACAACGGTGTGGACGGCTCCCAGTACCGCTGGCTGAGCGTGTCCCTGCACCTGCTGGCGTCGGACGCGGCGAACGGCCCAGGGGAGGACCGGGCACACAAGGCGTTCCGGTCGAAGGTGACCGCGGCGAAGGCGGTGGACGGGGCGAAGAACGTCAAGACGGAGCCGGTGACGGGCACCGGCGACGAGGCGACGGTGGTCCGGTACGACCTGAAGAAGGACGGGGACTCCTTCGAGCAGCAGACGATCGTGGTGCGCACGGAGAACGTGGTCATCACGCTCGACTACAACGGGGCCGGTCTGGCCGGTGACAGGACGCCGGACGCGGACGACCTGCTGAAGTCGGCGAAGTCGGCGGCCAAGGAGGTCGTGGAGGCGGTCGAGGACGCGAACGACGGTACGGACGCGTCGGCGTCCCCGTCGAAGAGTGCCACCAAGGCGCCGTCGGGGGACGCGACGAAGGAGTCGTCGGGTGGTTCGGGCGCGGATGTGAGTTCCGACTCGGATTCCGACTCGGACTCCTCCACGTCCGGCGGCAAGAAGAGCAGTTCCTAGCCTTCACCTGGTGTTTTTCCGGAGCCCGGTCCCGCGCGGGACCGGGCTCGGCACCTTCCGGCAACCCGTTCGCCGTACACATGTGCCACCCTGTTGCGCGCAACAACACGCAAGGGGAGGGGAGTACGGGTGGCCGCGCCAATGCAGCTGACTCGAATGCACCGCGTTCTCATCGGCGTGGTCGTGTTCGGCGCCGTCATCATCGCCGGGATCGGCTTCGCGGGTTCGTACGCGGCCGTACGGGAACTGGCCGTCCAGAAGGGCTTCGGGAACTTCTCGTACGTCTTCCCCATCGGCATCGACGCCGGCATCTGCGTCCTGCTGTCCCTGGACCTGCTCCTGACGTGGATCCGCATCCCGTTCCCCCTGCTCCGCCAGACGGCGTGGCTGCTGACGGCGGCGACGATCGCGTTCAACGGGGCCGCGGCCTGGCCGGACCCGCTGGGTGTCGGCATGCACGCGGTGATCCCGGTCCTGTTCGTCGTCTCGGTCGAAGCGGCCCGGCACGCCATCGGACGCATGGCCGACATCACGGCCGACAAGCACATGGAGGGCGTCCGCCTCACCCGCTGGCTTCTCTCCCCCTGCCCACGTTCCTCCTCTGGCGCCGCATGAAGCTCTGGGAGCTCCGCTCCTACGACCAGGTCATCAAGCTGGAGCAGGAACGTCTCGTCTACCAGGCCCGTCTCCGCTCCCGCTTCGGCCGGGCGTGGCGCCGCAAGGCCCCGGTCGAGTCCCTGATGCCCCTCCGCCTGGCCCGCTACGGCGTCCCCCTGGCGGACACGGCCCCGGCGGGCCTGGCGGCGGCGGGCATCGAGCCGGCCCTGCTGCCCCCGACGCCGCAGACCGACGTCGACATGGCCGCGGGCAATCGTGCCGCCGGGGTGTCACGGGTGGGCGCGGCGGCATCTCCCGGCGAGCAGCGCCCCCAGTTGGAGAGCACCCCCACCCGGCAGCAGCCGGAGCACGCCGAGCACCAGGAGCAGGCCCCTCCCGCCGCCGTGCCGGACGAAAGCCCCTGGCTGCACGCCCGCCACCCCCAGGAGGTGCCCTACCAGGGCGGCTACAACCCCTCGTACGAACCCGAGGAACAGTACGAGGACTGGTACGAGGAGCAGGACCCGGAGCAGTACCAGGCCGAGCAGTACCGGCAGTACCGGCAGCAGGCGGAGCAGTACCGGGGGCAACAGTTCGAGGAGCCCGAGCCCCAGGACCGCGACCCCTCTCCGGAGGAGACCGGCAGCTTCCCCATCCCGGCCGGCCCCGGCCGCACCCGGGAACTGGGCGGGGGCGGCGGCACCCCCGAACCCGCCGCGCCGGACGAGGAGTCGTACTACCAGGTCTTCAAGCAGTCGATAAGTTCCGACAGCGGCTACCCGACCCCCCGCGAGTTCAGCGACAACATCGAGACGACCTACGGCGTCTCCGTCCTGGACGCCGATGCCAAGCGCATGGTTCTGCGCTTCCAGAACCGCCACACCGCGGAGTTGGAGGACGATCACATCGCGTGACCCGCGCGCGTTACGACGATGGGGGCGCCCGGCAGACACAGGGCGCCCCCATCGTCGTAACGCTGGGTCGGTCTACTCCCCGAGCAGGGCCCGCACCCGCTCCTGCCCCACCGCCAGCAGCAGCGTGGGCAGTCGCGGACCGGTGTCGCGCCCCACGAGCAGGTGGTACAGCAGGGCGAAGAACGACCGCTGGGCGGTCTTGATCTCCGCCGGCAGCTCCTTCGGCGTCGCGTCGGCCGGGAACCCGGCCTGCACCTTGGGCACGCCGTAGACGAGGTGCGTGAGTCCGTCCAGGGACCAGTGCTCGGCGAGGCCGTCGAGCAGCAGCCGCAGCGACTGCTGGGACTGCTCGTCGAGGGACTTCAGCAGTTCGGCGTCGGCCTCGTCGCGCACGATGGTCCGCTGGTCGGCGGGGACGTGCGTGTTGATCCAGGCCTCGGCCCTGTCCAGCCGGGGCCGGACCTCGTCGAGGGAGGACAGCGGGTCGGCGGGGTCGAGTTCGCTGAGGATGCGCAGGGTCTGGGCCTCGGCGCCCGCGGTGATGTCGGCGACGGACGCGAGGGTGCGGTACGGCATCGGGCGGGGCGTGCGGGGCAGTTCGCCGGCCGCCGTGCGCACCGCGCGGGAGTGCGCGGCGATGTCGGCCGGGAGGGCGGACCCGTCGGCCACCTTGGCGTCGAGCTTGTCCCACTCGTCGTACAGCCGCTGGATCTCCTGGTCGAAGGCGATCTTGAACGACTGGTTGGGCCGGCGACGGGCGTAGAGCCAGCGCAGAAGCTGCGGCTCCATGATCTTCAGGGCGTCGCCCGGGGTGGGCACACCGCCCTTGGACGACGACATCTTGGCCATGCCGGAGATGCCGACGAAGGCGTACATCGGCCCGATGGGCTGCTCGCCGCCGAAGATCCCGACGATCTGCCCGCCGACCTGGAAGGACGAGCCGGGCGAGGAGTGGTCGACACCGGAGGGCTCGAAGACGACACCCTCGTACGCCCACCGCATCGGCCAGTCGACCTTCCAGACGAGCTTGCCGCGGTCGAACTCGTTCAGCGCGACGGTCTCGGCGAAGCCGCAGGCGGTGCAGGTGTACGTCAGCTCGGTGGTGTCGTCGTCGTAGGCGGTGACGGTGGTGAGGTCCTTCCCGCACCGCCCGCAGTAGGGCTTGTACGGGAAGTACCCGGCGGTGCCGCTGCTGCCGTCGTCCTCGGCGGCGGCGCCGGAGCCTTCCGCCGCCTCCAGCTCGGCCTCGTCGACGGGCTTCTGGGACTGCTGCTTCCTGGCCGGGGCCTTCCTGGTGCGGTACTGGTCGAGGATCGCGTCGATGTCGCCGCGGTGCCTCATGGCGTGCAGGATCTGCTCGCGGTACACGCCGGAGGTGTACTGCGCGGTCTGGCTGATCCCGTCGAACTCGACGCCCATCTCGGCGAGCGCGTCGGCCATCGCCACCTTGAAGTGCTCGGCCCAGTTGGGGTGGGCGGAGCCCTTGGGGGCCGGCACGGAGGTGAGCGGCTTGCCGATGTGCTCGGCCCAGGAGGCGTCGACGCCGTCGACGCCGTTCGGGACCTTGCGGTAGCGGTCGTAGTCGTCCCAGGAGATGAGGTGCCGGACCTGGTGCCCGCGGCGGCGGATCTCGTCGGCGACGAGGTGCGGGGTCATGACCTCCCGGAGGTTGCCGAGGTGGATCGGGCCGGAGGGGGAGAGCCCGGACGCGACGACGACCGGTTTGCCCGGGGCCCGACGCTCCGACTCCTCGATGACCTCGTCCGCGAAACGGGAGACCCAGTCGGTGGTCTCGGTGCTCTGAGCCACGATCGGCACGTCCTCTTTTTCTGGTTGCTCCACCGCAGCCGGTACGGTCGCACGGCTGTCCGGCCCCATTCTCCCAGCTCTCCCCGCAACCACGAAAACGCATTGCCGTCGGCCGGCGCCGCCGGCACGGAGCCGCCCGCCGGCCGGGCCCGCGACGCCGGGTCACTCCCCTACCCGGATGTCGAGGGTGACGCCGGCACCGCCGTCGATCACGTCGGTGAGGGCGACACCACCGGACACCGCCCGAGAAAATCGCTTTGCCCCCCATGGGATACTGGCGTGTCTATCCATCCCCACGAGGAGAACGGCACCCACCCCATGGCCTCGGTCACGTCCCTCACCGCCTCCGTCCACCAGCGTCTCGCGCACGCCCTCACGGCAGCCCTGCCGGAGGCCGGCACGGACCCGCTGCTGCGACGCAGTGACCGGGCGGACTTCCAGGCCAACGGCATCCTCGCCCTCGCGAAGAAGGCGAAGGCGAACCCGAGGGAGCTGGCGACCCAGGTCGTGGCCCGGGTCGAGTCGGGCGAGCTGATCAAGGAGATCGAGGTCTCGGGCCCCGGCTTCCTGAACATCACGCTCACCGACCGGGCGATCACCGAGAACCTCGCGGCGCGGTACGCGGACGCGGACGCCCGTCTCGGCGTGCCCCTCGCGGAGCACCCCGGTACGACGGTCATCGACTACGCGCAGCCGAACGTGGCGAAGGAGATGCACGTCGGCCACCTCCGCTCCGCCGTGATCGGTGACGCGATGGTCCAGATCCTGGAGTTCACCGGCGAGAACGTGGTGCGCAGGCATCACATCGGCGACTGGGGCACCCAGTTCGGCATGCTGATCCAGTATCTGGACGAGCACCCGCACGAGCTGGACCACAAGGAGACCGACGGCGACCTCCAGGCGTCCGGCGAGGCCGCGATGTCGAACCTGGACCGGCTGTACAAGACGGCCCGCAAGCTCTTCGACTCCGACGAGGAGTTCAAGACGCGGGCCCGCCGCAGGGTCGTGGACCTCCAGGCGGGCGCCCCTGCGACCCTCGCCGCGTGGCAGAAGTTCGTGGACGAGTCGAAGATCTACTTCTTCTCGGTCTTCGACAAGCTGGACATGGAGGTCCGGGACGCGGACATCGTCGGCGAGTCGGGTTACAACGACATGCTCGCGGAGACCTGCCGCCTCCTGGAGGAGTCGGGTGTCGCGGTCCGCAGCGAGGGCGCGCTGTGCGTGTTCTTCGACGACGTGAAGGGCCCGGACGGCAACCCGGTCCCGCTGATCGTGCAGAAGTCGGACGGCGGCTACGGCTATGCCGCGACGGACCTCTCCGCGATCCGGGACCGTGTCTTCCACCTGAAGTCGGACACCCTCCTGTACGTGGTCGACGCCCGGCAGTCGCTGCACTTCAAGATGGTCTTCGAGACCGCCCGCCGCGCCGGCTGGCTGAACGACGGCGTCACGGCGCGTCAGCTCGCGTTCGGCACGGTCCTGGGCAAGGACGGCAAGCCGTTCAAGACCCGTGAGGGCGAGACCATCCGGCTGGTGGACCTGCTGGACGAGGCGATCGACCGGGCGACGGCCGTCGTCCGGGAGAAGGCCGAGAAGATCGGCCTGTCGGAGCGGGAGATCGTCGAGAACGGCCGGTACGTGGGCATCGGCGCGGTGAAGTACGCCGACCTGTCGACGTCCGCCGTGCGGGACTACAAGTTCGACCTGGACCAGATGGTCTCACTGAACGGCGACACGTCCGTCTACCTCCAGTACGCGTACGCCCGTATCCAGTCGATCCTCCGCAAGGCGGGCGGGGCCGGCCCGGCCGCCCGTCCGGAGGTCGGACTGGCCCCGGCGGAGCGCGCGTTGGGGCTGCACCTGGACCAGTTCGGCGAGACCCTGGCCGAGGTGGCCGAGTCGTACGAGCCGCACAAGCTGGCCGCGTACCTCTTCAGGCTGGCGACGCTGCTGACGACGTTCTACGACCAGTGCCCGGTCCTCAAGGCCGAGACGTCGGCCCAGATGGAGAACCGCCTGTTCCTGGTGGACCTGACGGCCCGCACCCTGCACCAGGGAATGGCGCTGCTGGGCATCAGGACGCCCGAGAAGCTCTGAACCGCTCTCAGCAGGCTCAGTCGGCGAGTTGCCCGACGCCGGGAGCGGCGCGCGCGTCAGCCGCGCCGCCTCCGCGGCCCGCGCGCCCCGTACCGCGCGGCGAGCGCCGCCCGGAGCGCGGGCTCGCCCTCGGTTGTCGCGTACCGCAGGGCCGTCCCGCCGACTCGGCGAGCACATCGCGGTAGGCCGCCGCGATCCCCTCGGTGGCGAGCAGCTCCGGCGCGGGCAGACCACCCGCGAAGTTGACGACTTCGGGACGCGAGGTGACGGCGAGGATGCCCCGTACGGGGGAACCTCCGACGGCCGCGACCCGCTCGGCGAAGCGTGGCACAGCCGCCCCGGCACCCGCCGCGTCTTTGTCGCCCGAACCGCCCGTGCCCCCTCCCCTCCGGCAAACCCCACGTCACGCGCGGCACGCACGGCATCCACGGCACTCGTCCCATGTCTCCCTCGTCGCTCCCGGACGGCACGACCCCGCCCCTGCCCGCCCCACCCCGGACAGGTTCATGCCCCCACATCCACCGCTTCCGCGATGCGGCCCCCTCGGCACCCCCTAGGCTGCGTCCATGCTGCCCAGCGTGGACACGAACGACGAGTTGCAAGAAGTCGTCGGTGACGAGGCGCTGCTGCGACCGGCTGCCCAGGATCTCTGCGGTCAACTCGGTCTCACAGGCGCGCGAATCGTGCGTTTCCCCGAGGGCTCGCTGCCGGTGTACGCCGTCGGCGACGCCCTCGTCCTCAAGCTCTATCCGAGCTTCGAGGCGGCCGAAGCCGTCAGAGAAGCCCGCCTGTTGGACCTGCTGCGGGGAAAACTGCCCATCACCACACCCCGGTTGCACTCAGCCGGCCAGTACAAGAGCGGCTGGCGCTATGTGCTGATGTCGCGTCTGCCCGGCGAGGACCTCAACGAGGCCTGGCCCCGGATCCCCCGGCCCGACCAGGAACGTGTCGTCGCCAAGGCCGCCGAAGTCCTGGCCGCGCTGCACGCCCTGGACGCCGGGCCGGTGACCGCCCTCACCGGACCGCCGGACTGGGCCGGCTTCGTCGCCGCGCAACGCTCGGCCGCCGTCCAGCACCAGCGGATCGCCGGACTGTCGGCCCCCTGGCTGGAACAGATCCCGGATTTCCTCGACTCCGTCCCGCTCCCGGCACCGCGCCGCACCGTCCTCCTGCACACCGAGTTCATGCGCGAGCACCTCACCGTCGACCCCGGCGACGGCTGGCGCCTCACCGGCCTCTTCGACTTCGAACCAGCCATGGTCGGCGACCCCGCCTACGACTTCGTCAGCGTCGCCCTGTTCCTGACCCGAGCCGACCCCGCCCTCCTGAAACTCTTCTACGAGGCCTACGGCCACCCCCCGTTCGACCCCCGCGTACTGATGGCCTACACGCTGCTCCACGTCTACAGCGACCTGCACTGGTACCTGCGCAGCCTCCCGGCCCCACCACGCCAGGACCTGGAGGCACTGGCGGAGACGTGGTTCGGGGCCGGGGGGTGAAGGGGGCGCGGCCCTCACCGGTCCGCGCCCGGCCGGCTACGCCCTACGGCCCACCGCCGCGTACACATTGATGTCCGCGTCCGTCACATCGTTGATGTCCCGATACCGAACCTTCTCGATGTCGTCCAGCGCGGCCAGCCTCAAGGGATCGATCGCCTCCGGCAACGGTGCCCCACCCTCGAAGCGCCAGTGGTGGGCCGGCACCACACCCGGCTCGTCCAGCACGAGGCCGCTCTGCTCGAAGAAGCGGGCGACCTCGTCCCTGGACCGCAGCACGAAGGTGAACCCCCGCTTGGTGTAGGCCTCCTGCACGGCACGGACGTTCTCCGGATTGAGGTCCTCGGTGAGATGGCTGAGGACCAGCCGGCTCCCGGCGGGCAGCGCGTCGACCAGCTCACGCACGACGGAGTATGCCTCGTCGTCCTCGACGAAGTGCAGGACCGCCACCAGGCACAGCGCGATCGGCTGGTCGAAGTCGAGGGTCCTGGCTGCCTCTTCGACGATGCGCGCCGGTGCCTTGAGGTCGGCGTCGATGTAGTCCGTGGCGCCCTCGGGCCCGCTCGTGAGCAACGCGCGCGCGTGGGCGAGCACCACCGGGTCGTTGTCGACGTACACGACCCGCGAGTCGGGGGCGAGCGACTGGGCGATCTGGTGGACGTTCTCGGCGGTCGGCAGCCCGGTGCCGATGTCGAGGAACTGCCGGATGCCCTCGTCCTCGGCGAGCGTGGTCACCGCGCGGCGCATGAAGTCACGGTTGTGCCGGACGTCGAGGTAACCGCGCGGGTTGGCCGCCAGCGCCGCGCCCGCCGCCTCCCTGTCCACGGGGTAGTTGTCCTTGCCGCCGAGGAACACGTCGTAGACCCGCGCCGGGTGAGCCTTGGTGGTGTCGATCCTCTTCCGCAGTTCGGCGGGGTCCTGGCTGAGCGCCTCACCGGCCATAAAAGCTCTCCCTGGAGGGTCACATCATTGGGTGTCCAACAACCTAACTCGCAGGGGGAGTTGTAGGTGCCCGGCCATCGGTGACCCCGCGCTCCGGTACCGGTCGGCCGCACCCGGCTCTGTCCAATACCGGACGCACTTCGGCCCGTCGAGCGGACACTCGTACGCCGGTCGCCCGTTGACGTCAGCCGGGTCGCGGCCCCGGGCGGCGGACACCCGCCGCCCGGGGCCGCGCGCTCAGCGCAGCATCCGGGCGGCCTCGACGGCCCAGTACGTCAGGACGTTCCGCGCGCCCGCCCGCCTGATCCCGGTCAGCGTCTCCAGGATCGCCCGGTCCCGGTCGATCCACCCCTTCTCCGCGGCGGCCTCGACCATCGAGTACTCCCCGGAGATCTGGTACGCGACGACCGGCACGTCCACGCCGTCGGCGACCCGCGCGAGGATGTCGAGGTAGGGCCCGGCCGGCTTGACCATCACCATGTCGGCGCCCTCCTCCAGGTCGAGGGCGAGTTCCCGCAGGGACTCCCGGACGTTCGCCGGGTCCTGCTGGTACGTCTTCCGGTCGCCCTTCAGCGACGAGCCGACGGCCTCCCGGAAGGGCCCGTAGAACGCGGACGCGTACTTGGCCGTGTAGGCCAGGATGACGACGTCCTCGCGCCCGATCCGGTCGAGGGCGTCGCGGATGACCCCGATCTGGCCGTCCATCATCCCGCTGGGCCCGACCACGTGCGCGCCGGCGTCGGCCTGCACCCGGGCCATCTCCGCGTAGCGTTCGAGGGTGGCGTCGTTGTCGACCCGCCCCCGCTCGTCGAGGACCCCGCAGTGCCCGTGATCGGTGGTCTCGTCGAGACACAGATCGGACATCACCAGCAGCTCGTCGCCGACCTCGGCCCGCACATCTCGGATCGCGACCTGCAGGATCCCGTCCGGATCGGTTCCCGGCGTCCCGAGCGCGTCCTTCTTCTCCTCCTCCGGCACCCCGAACAGCATGATCCCGGAGACCCCGGCCTCGACGGCCTCCGCCGCGGCCTTCTTCAGGCTGTCCCGCGTGTGCTGCACGACCCCCGGCATCGCCGCGATGGGCACCGGCTCGCTGACGCCCTCCCGCACGAACGCGGGCAGGATGAGGTCGGCCGGATGCAGCCGCGTCTCCGCGACCATCCGCCTCATCACAGGCGTCGTACGAAGCCGACGGGGCCGCGTACCGGGGAAGGATCCGTACTTCGACATACCTCTACGCTACGCCCGCCCCGACAGCCCCTTTGCCGACGGCCCGTCGGCGGCCCCGAGCCCTTCCTACGCCCCCTGAACGCCATCCCCTGGGGCACGGGCGGCCCCTTCCTCGTCCCTGACGACCCGCAACACGGGCTCCGGCGCGAACTCACCGATCTCGAACGTGGCGTCCCGCCAGTGCGCGGCCAGGTCCAGCAACCGCTGGGGGTCGTCGTCGACGGGCGGCCCCGGCTGGCAGGGCAGCAGGGGGTACAGGACGGCCACG
Coding sequences:
- a CDS encoding DUF3558 domain-containing protein, with amino-acid sequence MQRKAYVPGVAVLLAALLAACTGSQDSASTDDPRPGDAAATASAAQPGRYDTLPEPCGVVGHSTLDSLLPGIKQLTDAEQREQAYEGEATQTYDTDRKVGCRWKVPSTAATDYLLVDFERVVSYDNAVSDDNKAQEVYGGKVEAADLPEPSPSGTTSEESEDTEETAETAEAKDADQAGETASGPSASASASPTGSSGSPGSSPTATASETPASLQPRTLDGLGDEAFLNDRLGTSRQRTVTVVFRTSNVIVTVEYEEQPATTTVVPDSAEMQDRAGILAQRLAEAFDD
- the lysS gene encoding lysine--tRNA ligase — protein: MPIVAQSTETTDWVSRFADEVIEESERRAPGKPVVVASGLSPSGPIHLGNLREVMTPHLVADEIRRRGHQVRHLISWDDYDRYRKVPNGVDGVDASWAEHIGKPLTSVPAPKGSAHPNWAEHFKVAMADALAEMGVEFDGISQTAQYTSGVYREQILHAMRHRGDIDAILDQYRTRKAPARKQQSQKPVDEAELEAAEGSGAAAEDDGSSGTAGYFPYKPYCGRCGKDLTTVTAYDDDTTELTYTCTACGFAETVALNEFDRGKLVWKVDWPMRWAYEGVVFEPSGVDHSSPGSSFQVGGQIVGIFGGEQPIGPMYAFVGISGMAKMSSSKGGVPTPGDALKIMEPQLLRWLYARRRPNQSFKIAFDQEIQRLYDEWDKLDAKVADGSALPADIAAHSRAVRTAAGELPRTPRPMPYRTLASVADITAGAEAQTLRILSELDPADPLSSLDEVRPRLDRAEAWINTHVPADQRTIVRDEADAELLKSLDEQSQQSLRLLLDGLAEHWSLDGLTHLVYGVPKVQAGFPADATPKELPAEIKTAQRSFFALLYHLLVGRDTGPRLPTLLLAVGQERVRALLGE
- the argS gene encoding arginine--tRNA ligase; the encoded protein is MASVTSLTASVHQRLAHALTAALPEAGTDPLLRRSDRADFQANGILALAKKAKANPRELATQVVARVESGELIKEIEVSGPGFLNITLTDRAITENLAARYADADARLGVPLAEHPGTTVIDYAQPNVAKEMHVGHLRSAVIGDAMVQILEFTGENVVRRHHIGDWGTQFGMLIQYLDEHPHELDHKETDGDLQASGEAAMSNLDRLYKTARKLFDSDEEFKTRARRRVVDLQAGAPATLAAWQKFVDESKIYFFSVFDKLDMEVRDADIVGESGYNDMLAETCRLLEESGVAVRSEGALCVFFDDVKGPDGNPVPLIVQKSDGGYGYAATDLSAIRDRVFHLKSDTLLYVVDARQSLHFKMVFETARRAGWLNDGVTARQLAFGTVLGKDGKPFKTREGETIRLVDLLDEAIDRATAVVREKAEKIGLSEREIVENGRYVGIGAVKYADLSTSAVRDYKFDLDQMVSLNGDTSVYLQYAYARIQSILRKAGGAGPAARPEVGLAPAERALGLHLDQFGETLAEVAESYEPHKLAAYLFRLATLLTTFYDQCPVLKAETSAQMENRLFLVDLTARTLHQGMALLGIRTPEKL
- a CDS encoding aminoglycoside phosphotransferase family protein, producing the protein MLPSVDTNDELQEVVGDEALLRPAAQDLCGQLGLTGARIVRFPEGSLPVYAVGDALVLKLYPSFEAAEAVREARLLDLLRGKLPITTPRLHSAGQYKSGWRYVLMSRLPGEDLNEAWPRIPRPDQERVVAKAAEVLAALHALDAGPVTALTGPPDWAGFVAAQRSAAVQHQRIAGLSAPWLEQIPDFLDSVPLPAPRRTVLLHTEFMREHLTVDPGDGWRLTGLFDFEPAMVGDPAYDFVSVALFLTRADPALLKLFYEAYGHPPFDPRVLMAYTLLHVYSDLHWYLRSLPAPPRQDLEALAETWFGAGG
- a CDS encoding SAM-dependent methyltransferase, with product MAGEALSQDPAELRKRIDTTKAHPARVYDVFLGGKDNYPVDREAAGAALAANPRGYLDVRHNRDFMRRAVTTLAEDEGIRQFLDIGTGLPTAENVHQIAQSLAPDSRVVYVDNDPVVLAHARALLTSGPEGATDYIDADLKAPARIVEEAARTLDFDQPIALCLVAVLHFVEDDEAYSVVRELVDALPAGSRLVLSHLTEDLNPENVRAVQEAYTKRGFTFVLRSRDEVARFFEQSGLVLDEPGVVPAHHWRFEGGAPLPEAIDPLRLAALDDIEKVRYRDINDVTDADINVYAAVGRRA
- the hemB gene encoding porphobilinogen synthase: MSKYGSFPGTRPRRLRTTPVMRRMVAETRLHPADLILPAFVREGVSEPVPIAAMPGVVQHTRDSLKKAAAEAVEAGVSGIMLFGVPEEEKKDALGTPGTDPDGILQVAIRDVRAEVGDELLVMSDLCLDETTDHGHCGVLDERGRVDNDATLERYAEMARVQADAGAHVVGPSGMMDGQIGVIRDALDRIGREDVVILAYTAKYASAFYGPFREAVGSSLKGDRKTYQQDPANVRESLRELALDLEEGADMVMVKPAGPYLDILARVADGVDVPVVAYQISGEYSMVEAAAEKGWIDRDRAILETLTGIRRAGARNVLTYWAVEAARMLR